A stretch of Burkholderia sp. HI2500 DNA encodes these proteins:
- a CDS encoding PqiC family protein — MSFPIRARTIALGTGAVIALTACASNPVHYYTLVSPATSATTTATSTTARAAAPLAINVLPVGIPAQLDQQQMVVRSGTGAARILDNERWVAPLGDELRAALSSALVEQLGARNVTGLPRPSNQTVMSIRTQVRRFDAWPGSMAQFEADWVVGVQQDTPGTPGTRISCSTRLSEAAPGGYADMVRVQQRMIEQFATRIASTVRSFGNGRPACPADS, encoded by the coding sequence ATGAGCTTCCCGATTCGCGCCAGGACGATCGCCCTGGGCACCGGCGCCGTCATCGCGCTGACCGCCTGCGCGTCGAACCCGGTGCATTACTACACCCTCGTCTCACCAGCCACGTCCGCGACGACAACGGCAACGTCGACCACCGCGCGCGCCGCCGCGCCGCTGGCGATCAACGTGTTGCCGGTCGGCATCCCTGCCCAGCTCGACCAGCAGCAGATGGTCGTGCGCAGCGGGACCGGCGCCGCGCGGATACTCGACAACGAACGCTGGGTCGCGCCGCTCGGCGACGAGCTGCGCGCGGCGCTTTCGTCGGCGCTCGTCGAGCAGCTGGGCGCGCGCAACGTCACCGGCCTGCCGCGTCCGTCGAACCAGACCGTCATGAGCATCCGCACGCAGGTGCGCCGCTTCGATGCGTGGCCCGGGAGCATGGCCCAGTTCGAAGCGGATTGGGTCGTCGGCGTGCAGCAGGACACGCCGGGCACGCCGGGCACGCGCATTTCGTGCAGCACGCGGCTCAGCGAAGCGGCACCCGGCGGCTACGCGGACATGGTGCGGGTGCAACAGCGCATGATCGAGCAGTTCGCCACGCGGATCGCGAGCACGGTGCGCAGCTTCGGCAACGGGCGCCCTGCCTGTCCCGCCGATTCGTAA